The following coding sequences lie in one Apium graveolens cultivar Ventura chromosome 3, ASM990537v1, whole genome shotgun sequence genomic window:
- the LOC141710654 gene encoding uncharacterized protein LOC141710654 — MALRFLVQILASLLLLSTVVSAQAKELLQLQSPLKTPLPAPTPVKALPPVAPVPVKAPPAQTPAPVKASPPPPAPAPAPAPEVKPPIFTPPFKAPIVLPPPTSAHPPPPRNTKECYPPCVVRCKLHSRKNVCLRACVTCCDRCKCVPPGQYGNKEKCGKCYANMTTHGGKSKCP; from the exons ATGGCACTCAGATTTTTAGTTCAAATTTTGGCCTccttgcttcttctttcaacTGTG GTTTCAGCACAAGCTAAAGAGCTCTTGCAGTTGCAG AGTCCCCTAAAGACACCTCTCCCAGCTCCTACTCCAGTCAAGGCACTTCCACCTGTGGCTCCTGTTCCAGTAAAGGCACCTCCAGCGCAAACACCTGCCCCAGTGAAAGCTTCACCACCACCTCCAGCTCCAGCTCCAGCTCCAGCTCCAGAGGTCAAACCACCCATTTTTACGCCGCCATTTAAGGCGCCTATAGTCTTGCCACCGCCTACTTCTGCACATCCTCCACCTCCAAGAAACACTAAAG AATGTTATCCTCCATGTGTGGTGAGGTGCAAGTTACACTCAAGAAAGAATGTGTGCCTGAGAGCTTGTGTTACATGCTGTGACAGATGCAAATGTGTTCCTCCTGGCCAATATGGTAACAAAGAAAAGTGTGGCAAGTGCTATGCTAACATGACCACTCATGGGGGTAAAAGCAAATGTCCTTAG
- the LOC141714069 gene encoding uncharacterized protein LOC141714069 — translation MGDENEAFYVVRKGDIVGLYKNSSDVQALLMYDPSITVFKGCSLPKETEAYLNSRGLKNSICSIGASAVQADLFGPLVVCPFQATIAGIINMLHCNLDVKYIEKLHPHGAGGSNPFSNPQQNQSRRENFLAVPPISSYCTSILEFDGASKGNPGQAGAGVVLRAANGSLVYRLREGLGIATNNVAEYRSLILGLKVALQKRITHISVKGDSKLVCMQIQGLWKTKNQNMADLCKVAKELKEKFTWFEIKHVEREWNSEADAQANLAVYLPEGEIQEDCERK, via the exons ATGGGAGATGAAAATGAGGCCTTTTATGTTGTGAGGAAAGGGGACATTGTGGGTCTTTACAAGAATTCTTCTGATGTTCAAGCTCTTCTT ATGTACGATCCTTCTATTACTGTGTTCAAAGGATGTTCTCTTCCCAAAGAGACTGAGGCATACCTGAATTCACGTGGGCTAAAGAATTCTATTTGTTCCATTGGAGCCTCCGCTGTGCAAGCCGATCTTTTTGGACCTCTTGTTGTGTGCCCTTTTCAG GCTACG ATCGCGGGGATTATAAATATGTTGCATTGTAACTTGGATGTCAAGTATATTGAAAAATTACATCCG cATGGTGCAGGGGGGTCAAATCCGTTCTCAAACCCCCAGCAAAATCAATCTAGAAGAGAGAATTTCCTGGCCGTTCCACCAATTTCTTCTTATTGT ACCTCCATTCTTGAGTTTGATGGTGCATCAAAGGGAAATCCTGGGCAAGCTGGTGCTGGAGTTGTGCTGCGTGCTGCAAATGGAAGCTTG GTTTATCGGCTGCGTGAAGGTTTGGGCATTGCGACTAATAACGTTGCAGAATATCGATCTCTGATTTTAGGGTTGAAGGTTGCTCTGCAGAAGAGGATTACACATATAAGTGTCAAAGGAGATTCTAAACTTGTTTGTATGCAG ATTCAGGGTCTGTGGAAAACCAAAAACCAGAACATGGCTGACTTATGCAAGGTGGCTAAAGAGCTCAAAGAGAAATTTACGTGGTTTGAGATCAAACATGTTGAAAGG GAGTGGAACTCAGAAGCTGATGCTCAAGCCAATCTTGCTGTCTATCTCCCAG AGGGTGAAATTCAAGAAGACTGTGAGCGGAAGTAG